Genomic window (Gymnogyps californianus isolate 813 chromosome 2, ASM1813914v2, whole genome shotgun sequence):
aacataaaaaaatgctCCTCTAATCTGAAAATGGCACTTGGCTGCTGCCTACTCATCTACCTGAAACTCCAATTCCAAATGGTTTGCagcctggaaatgaaaatatcagaCATATATCATGAAAATATCATGATATCATGAAAATatcatgtgtgtatgtatatatcaTGATACAGGATATAGCATCATATTATATGTATCATAtaccatatatatataatatgagTAAGGTTAGCACTGAACCTGCCAGCTTACGTTTGTCTGTAAGCAGAAGAATAGGAAAAGAGTAATAATTGAGttgctcttatttttctcaACTTTTGAAGCAATTAGTAGTTaaagttgtttattttaatctaaaacCAAGGTGCTATTCATGAGGTGAGAGAAAACAGGCACATTTACACTTGAACACGCTACACTGCCATCAGTGATGATGCATTTTGATTTGAATGGAGACGTTACAAGCTGAATACTGCCCCAGCTAAGATGCTGGGCAAGGTCTCTCAAGCCGACAGGGATCTCTGCACTTGGACTGACAGCAGGCCCCTGAAACAACTGATGATCTTGCGCCAGCTGCCTACTGGTGTTATCAAAGTTATAAACTGTGCCTATATTGAAATGATAAACTGTGTTTTATACGCAGTATGTATGGAGAAACAGCTCACCACCAGGTGGCAGATACTCCAACTTTAAGAATTTCAAATGCTAGAAAGACCCAAAGGGCAGcactgattaaaaaaccccttacCTGTCGCCcatacattttagaaaagcaaactgaCATTCTTCTTCTCGTTTGACCAAGTCCAAGGATGTACTGGATGGATGCTGCCATGCCCCATGCCCCAGGTTACAGCCTATTCATAGTTTAAGAGGTACTGTGTTGTAACAAGTTTTAATCCTCAGATGAATTCTTGttggttaagaaaaaaataatgccttttttGGTTCACTAGGGACCTTCCTAGAGAAAGAGTAAATATCTAATCCAACACTTGCTCATTTACACCTGTACTATTCCATAGGCTAAACCCTACATGGGATATGTAATTTCTTACCAATTTCAACCCTGTTGGTTTAGGATAGTGAAATAAAATTGGTCCTCCAGAGCATTCATGGATAGAATGAAGGGCAGAAAACGAAAATACTGCCAAGGTATTTCAAGAGTGCTTAATTCACTCTACTAAAGCTACTCAAATCTTCCTGTAAGAGAGAAAACCATCATGAGCAATTTCCAAATGGTGGGGTTTCTTTGTAAGCTGTTCATCTAAGCTCAGTACCACAATTTTCTATACTTGTGTAACATGTTAGATGATTGCAAATGCTCTGAGGCAggaaccatttttttccctgtatctGTAGAGGGTTTAGCATGCTGGTACCCTGACAAAGCACCTAATCAAATAATAAAAGGTTATTATCACAATACGTCGAGGTGCTTTACAGACAGTTTAATCAGCTTTGAGAAGCAAGTATTTCAGCAGGAACAAAGTGAGAGCTGGGGGACAACCACAAAGTGAATGGACTCTTAATGAGTGTATTAACTCCCAACAGTCCTAACATTTCATAGGCCCTATGACATAAATGGACTTTGGATAATATAACctaagatttaaaaattatctttactCTGTCACTCATTATCCATTTGAAAATCCTGATTGTTGATAGACTAATTGAAGACTGTTCCTAGCATTTTTTTAAGTCCAACATGTTTGCGTTACTTTTGTAAGCTTTGTCATTAcaatcttttgcattttttccccgTTAATACTTGCCatcaaaaaataagaaaacaactgcttttCTAGGTTATCTTCTACAGGGAGTAAGATCACTTGGAGCTGCTGATGCCAAGACCTATTCAAGTTATACTTTGTTCTCTATGTTTTACAAGCTTTATTGGTACTTGCTTCCCTGTGCAACTGCAAAATATAAGCAACgaaatttcttcatattttaccAAAGTATCCTCCTCagtatgtttttgaaaatgaaaacacagaacttGTCACTGGACTGTAAGATTAGGCAAAGTGTGTACAATGGACACACTCTAATCTCAACCTATTATCTGATCTGTATTACTCTGTTCCAATTCCATTTAACATGTGGCTCAGATGTGTTGGATATACTGAGAATTACATTTCATAAACTATATACTCTGCAAAATCAAACTATTATATGGCTGGTGATATcacaggaatttaaaaaatgctattttaaagaagatttgCAAAATACCCACATTGTGTTTGTTCAAATACATTTGCTGTATTAGGACCACAAATTATCAAACCATGTGTTTTGAACATAAAACCAACacaattaaagaaacaaaccactGCAATTTAATAGCAACAATCTCACTTTACAAGATAATAATGATGGAAACTTTGCAATGGAATCTGAAAaagaatgtaattaaaaatgacagatttaaGACAACAGAAAgttgaaaattaaatagcacAATAATTCTAGTATGTGGAAATTTTAACCAGAATGTTTACTTGATGCAGCATTGTGATTAATAAGTGACACTGTATTACCAGCACTTACTGACAGCTGATAAATAATATTCctttaaagtagtatttttctgttcagtgacCTTGCACAGACTGACAATAAGTAACCCAGACCCCAGAACAGTTCACATGTGGTCAGCAGCAAAATTCCTaaacagaacaggaaaggaCCTGGAACACATGTGATGAGTAAAACACAACTTACTGCTAATATGGTGATTTCAATATTCAATGCACTccacaaatattattttagatttcttttacaACATATATCACTTCCAAACATgaatcaaagcaaaacagaggtGATGTGGCTTTGTGGATGGAGAGGAGCACTGGCCTGAGAACTAGGAAACTGGGATTCAGTTCCTGGCTCGAGCCCAGACTCCCAGGTAAGAGATTCAGTAAGACGGAAATTACAACACTGGCCTCCTAAGAAAACCTTgaaatctactgaaaaaaagagcaatgaaTCCGAGTCAGGgctcattattaaaaattaaataggaacTATATAACACTTTCTCTAATCACTTTAGAGATTACATAATAATTAACTTTATTAAGCATGACTGCTGCTAATGCTGTGTAAAAATAATGGAATGAAACATGATAAACTGAATGTATATGAAGGATTCCACAAGAGTGGAAGTCACATACTTTCCCGTCTTTGAACCCAATTCATGAAGAAGTGAGAAGTGTGCAATAAGTGTGAGTACCCACAGaaatctcagaaagaaaactggtcCCACAGGAAGCGTGACTCCATAGAGAATTTTGGTAATATCAGGATTTCATTTCCAAAGTCTTCAGTGATACTTAAGCAAATAGTTACGTATTTATCAAGATAGGGaggatgcttttctgaaaagggGTCTAAATTTCAGTATTGACTGAAGTTCATGAGAACTGCATAAGAAAGTGTGTTAGTAAGTCACACAAGCATAAATATGCACAGCAAAAGTGaaaccaaagtatttttcttattaaataacATAATGCGATGACCaccaacagaggaaaaaatccacaaagatattttttgcagtttattttcaaTTATAATTTTTGGATAACCAAGCAGCTCTGTAtggagaaagcacagaagagTCATGCTGGCACTTTTGGATagtacagtttttttttttttccccaaaatttttCTAGACACATTCAGTCCACTTGCTCAGTCTATAGTCCATTTTATATGAGCATGATTAGCTCATATGATTCCAGAGGAAACTAACAATATATACAGTCAATGAAACTATCTTCTTGGCTACTCTGGGCCCTTTAAAATGTCTCCTAAGTCTATCCTGGCTAAACAGAATCCACAATATACATGATAGCTACAGAATACACTGTATTGAAATGAGAAATGCTCAGCACAAAATGGGACTCTTGGCATGcagcttaaaataaaaggtaGAAGAAGTTCAGAAGTTTATAAAATCCCAAATGGGGTCAATTAAAAGGAGTTAGCAAAAGAAGGGACTGTTCATTGTTACTGTAAAAAAGGCACTTTGAGTAAATGGGACCAGAATTGGAGGAATCTTAGTCGACACAAAGTTCAGTTTGGTTTCATAAAAAGGCTTCAATGCTAAGGGATGCTACTCAAGTTTCCTGcagttttacattaaaataaattgctgagTAGTTTATAATAAAGGACATAAAATGTTTACAACCAACttgtaaaattaagaaaagcataGTATAAGCAAAATATTACTAAAAGCAGCAATGCATAGCCTTTCATTGAGATAATGCACAATATTGGACACCATGTGTCAAACTCTTGTTTTTAAGATACTTTCAGTAGCATTATCAACATAAAATTGGcctacaaaacaaaagcttacCAGCTCCCATTTATAAGGAGATTGAGGTCATAAACCAGCCAAAACAATTTGTCAGTATTTTCAACATCCTGGATGACCAATATCAAGTATATGGAATAACAATCACACTCTTTGTTCAGCTATCTCACTGGAGGCAGCTGTTAAATCAGAGgaatgattttaatttttttctaacatttacACAGTAATGCATTTAAGTTCTTTCAAATGTTGCTCACcacagtttgtttttctcttttctctccacaacaaaaaaaaagaaaaaaaaaaatcaagcacttCCACAGAAAGAATATTTGGCAATTTTATACTCCACTGAATGGTGGATTTTCACAATAGCTCACTTTAGATTGAAAGTCATTAGTGGTCTTTCCTCTCGTTTCTGCCAAGGACTCTTCTTATCTTCACCTTGGTCatcttcctcatcctcctcatcctcctcatcATCTTGAACTGATGGTCCGTGTTCAGGACTAGTTAATGGCTCTGGTTTGGTATCCACAGTTCTTGTTTCCTCCTGCAGGCTGGGCAGCTGCACACCGCTTCTCTTACTAGTGCCTTCTAGTAGGCATCGTAGAGCATTGTCCTCGGGGCTACAAACTGCTGTTCCACACTCGCTGCCACTTTGGTCCATATCATCCAAGTACACGAGTTGTGTGTAAGCTGTGCTATCTGAAACCTTCCGCTCTCTCTGCTGGTGCTCTTGCACTGGTGGGTGACTCTGTGGTGCAGACAGATgatctcctcttccctttcgGGCAGATTTTGGTTCATTCATGTCAACACCAGAGTCCAAACTGGCATCGTTACTCCCATTCCTACCAGCTCTTTGGAGATCGATGTATGAATGTCTAACGTGAGCATTTGAACGTCCATCTAGAGAAACAAACCACGCTCGAGGATGAGGCAATGGCTTTCCACCTCCTAATTCCATCAAAGCcttttctgtaagaagctgcaCTTCGCTATTCATTTGAGCCAAGGATGCATCGTTAAGTGAGGCAGGAATGGAAATAGATTCAGACATGGAAGCATTTTGTTGACTCCACTCAGCTGCACCTGCATCTTGCAAATGTTGCTGAGATATTGCTTGGGATGCTAACTGTTGGGGTTGCAGCTGTTGTGGGGGGTGAGGAAAAAGCCGTGCATGAGGGTTAGGAAGCTCAGCCTGAAGTCTTTCTATATCAATCTGCTGGTCAGCTGGGACAACCAGTGGCTGGCTAACAAAAGGGTGTTCTCCTGGCAATTTCATGTAATGACCTGGGATGACCAATGCAGGCAAAACTTTTCTGTAAACACTGTCATTGACTTGGTCAACAGAATTGCAGCAGATTAACTGACCTGGTCGAGGGAAAGATGTAGGTCTTTCAAGGTGATCAACTGAACGAGACATCATACAATCAGTAGGTCTGCAGTCCAGCAGCTCTTTTTCAGGGGCTGAAGGTGTGGGGTATATTTGTTCCTGAATATTGTATTTACTTCCAGTAGCAATATGGTTCATAGATACttgaatttctctctcttgcttttcaaataaaggCTGAGACAGCATAGCATTGTAGCTTCTCCTATACTCGTCTTTGATAGGGGACTCATAGccttcagctgtttctgtagattttcttgtctttaaaggaaaactatCTGCTGATTTGTGGTAGTCTTTTCTTAGAGACCCACTGGGAGTCAGGTCATCCAAGGAAATTCTGCTCTTGTCTTTCTCCTTGTCAGAGAGCAGTTCCTCTCGGGAGCTAAACTCCTGGGAAGTACTGAATGAGTGTTTGAGCATAGGTGTGTGCATATCTGCTTCTCCACTAGGTGATACCATCTCCATGTGGACAGCACTGATTAATTCCTTTGCACCTGAGTTTTCAGTGTGTCCGTTGCTAGCAACGGACAACCCGCCAGGAAATTCTGACTCGCGAcgtgaaaatattaaatttatatGGGACATTGAGGTTGCTTGATCCTTCTTAGAAGTGTCCAGGGCTGTCGAAAGTTGCAGTTTCTTATGATGCTGACGTGgtcttaaacattttcttctataaaaGCCGGTAACAAAAGAAGTTACACGTTTATGACTGTTGTACACAGAAACAAGAGCAGCAAGTGTGTCTTAGTGGGAGATTTTTAAGCAGTGATTAGTATTAGGGGAATTGAGCTTTTATTACATAACCTAACAATTAAAAGCTTATCCCAGCAGCGaagataaaattaaagaatgaCTAATGTCAATTGGGAAATATCTCAAGCACCAATTACAAATTGGAGCAAATGTCTGGAGGAGGCAAATACAAAATCACTCTTTAATATACACTTGCTGATAAAAGTTTAACATTCgttttaatataataatagaAAGATCACTTGCAAATGCATAACAGATACAATGACAGAGAGCTTGGACCTATGCCCATATTCGATAGGAGGTTTTAGAACATCTTACAAGAAATCACACAGGTACAGGTGTGTGTGATTCATTCCATCCTACCAAAGGCAGGGATTGTATATGCTGCATGTAACCAGGAACATGTGACATTTGATctcactgtttctttcttcttcaagtgcttgcttgcctttttttttcccaaagtaaaaatgtttcaatacaaaaacttttaatttaaaaaaaaattatatttaaaaaaaaagcttatattTCCAACATGAACTAAGTAACCAGGATGGTGAATCTTACCTGCAATAATACAAAAGCAGACACAGCAAGACTAGAAGTATGAGAGCCATCCCTCCTAAAATTGCCAAAAGAAACATTGTGTGATAGCTGGTAATGTCGTGTGTTACAACGGGACCTGGAAGGCCAGAAAAGAGAATTTAGACCTGTAACAACCTGcaaacaggaagagaaacaacaCTTAAACAAAGAGAGGGACATCTTCCCTTGTTATCAGGGTGCTAAGTGAGCAACACTGCCGCTCATAGTCCTGGTGCCTATTGAGCAGACCATctctggagaaggaggaagttGTGGAGAAAGCATGTGCCGGTTTTCATGACTGCAAGCCCAAATAGACCATTCTGTGGAAAAGCAGTTAGTTTCAATGGGAGCATGCATCAGTGAATGCTGCCTTCCAGGTCCTGATGCTGACACAGTGCGCCAAAGTTCTCATCACTGGAGAAAAGCCATCACAGCATCTTCCAGCACTGTAATGCATGTAGCAGCACTGTGGCCAATAACTTCTCTTTAACAACCTTTGTGGTGCTTTGCACTGAACAGTACGTACAGTGCAGTACAGGATTCATTGGAAGATGTGTTGGTGCTCTGAAGTCTAGATCAAGCCAAGCCAAGCCAAGCAGATCTTCAGTAGCTTTAAAAACCAGGCCACTAGTGAAACAGTGTTGTAACTCCACGTTTCAGTAATGCTTAGTAAATGTTCTAGCATACAAAGGAATGCACGCATGTGGACAGCATCTGTTCACAGTTATGCATGTGTAACCCTGTTGGTTTGTAAAATCCTTACcatgattttgaaataaaagcccGAATTTTCATCTGCAGGCAAGGAGGTGCAGCACCAGCTGACAGAGTAACATGCATGTACTGTGAAGGACAGCAAACCTGGCCAACATTAAGGTTCTAGATCATGAGGTTTGTAAAACCTCATCTGTGGATCTTGAGTGGCCTGTAGAGCCACTGCTAGGAATACAAAGCtcatttttgtccattttttgaGATAAGAAATCAAATAGATTCAATGAGGagacaaaataagcaaaaagacATTaacctcattaaaaataacatcaagTATATTGCATTTGGgaaatctaaatatttatacattctGTCCCACTACTACCTTTACATAATTGATTGATACTGTTGCTTCAGGACATTaagcaaaaagaagaagagataaATCACTtgaatttttcaggaaaatgttgtTCCCATTGCAACAAAGTTTTAGGAACCCAGATCTAGCcctcagaaagaaggaaaagtaaaatagaaGTAGAAATTCTGCTATACAAGTTAAACTGCAAGGACAAATAAACCTTCTCCTGTTAGAGTTACAGGCCTTCTAATCTTAGAGTTACAGGCATAATTTCAGGACTAGGGTAACTTCCTTGCAGTCTGGGACAGAGCTGTACTGGGAAATGTTTGGCTCAGAGcagttgctttttcttaaagtacaattatttttgtaaaattccATTAAATTCAATATGATAGCTTATTCAGATCTGCACCTGCCTCTAAACTCTGTTCAGCAATGAATCAGCTGAATATTCCAGAAGTTTCATTTAATATAATCTCAAATAAAAAGCTTGCATATCATGAAACAACTTCATGGCATATACAAGCAGACTTTAAAAACAGTCCTCATGTTagagtttgttttgttggttaGATGTAGTTTATTTAGCTTGCACAGCCAAGGcaagaatgttttcatttctactGTATTTGGTTTTCATCCAGAAAACCTAATAAAGAAAATCTATAAGAGGAtgaggtttttgtttgattgATTGGCTCTTTTATACAGAGGTATCTCTTATTATCAGTGGCTGAAGAACTAATACTAAGAAATCTGAGGCAcccacagacagaaaaaaggatgagCAAGCTGCAACATTAATAATCTCCACAGGCCCAGAAGTACATATAATGCCTAGTTCAAAGTGATTTTCTACAGTTATTGCCAAGAGGCTTGGCAACCAGTCAGCTCATCTACTAATGCCACTCTGCTAGTACACTTCCTAGAACATCTGCGCTAAGTTATTCGTGGTGTAAATTAATCAGTCACCAAGATGATGTAAAGTGTAAGTCAGGGCAAAATGGGCATCttcagcataaaagaaaaaaaaagttacaatcAATCAATCCATTAGTAAACATCTAACCCAGGATGATGTTGGTCTTAGGTGAATCCATTTCTTTGGGAGTTTCTGCACAGAAACTTCACAGCATGTATTTTTCTACCTGCTGGAACACCAATACATTGATGTTATAACTCCCCTCATTTTCTAGCAATGGCTCTACCAGGCAGTGGTGACATAAACGCATCAAAGCaggaacactttaaaaagtttccCATTGAAACGACGCAGAGATTTTGAGCGCAAGGGTTGCCCCCCACAATCCCCAAAAGATTTTAGCCCTTTActttcagatttctgttttctaataatCCATTATTGATCAAGCTGTGGCATCTCAGATGAGgtcattctgaaaaatataaacattatatatgaataaataattacTCAATGCTGTGAATATCAATAAAATTCAATTCCATCTTACCTGGGATAGTAGGTGACATAGCTGCAACCCAGTAGCCCAGCTGAGGTGCAATATAAGTCCAAGTCAACTGATTTCCTTCTTGTTGTACAAGGCCCAAACTACTCTTCAGCCATGTCCCTGTAAATGTAAAGGTTGTAGGAAGGTGTTATGGATATACTCACACCTTCCTCTGCAAACAAgtggaaaagcaagcagaaacaaaacctaTCAATGTGCTGTAGGGGTTGCGTGCATTGCTGTGAAGTGGGAGATTGTGCCTTTTTGTCACTGGCATTTGAGAGCTCCCGCAAGCAGTCATCCCTGTGGCCTTCTCAGAAGCTTTGtacacaaaaaacatttaagattaaataaaactaataaatcTTCAAtaaaggttaaaagaaaataattttcatattaGATTCCCCTTTTTTGAAGAAGGCTATTCCTGAAGCTGACTATATGTAGACAGCCCACTTAAAAACTGTATCTCAAGAGACATCACATCTCCCAGACCACACGTGAGTTCTGCACACCACCTTTCTATCAGCTCTGGCTGTCAGCTTCttgaagactgaagaaaatacttCCTCAAAATGTTGGTTTGcctatacagaaaaaaagcttatgaATGTTACTGCCAATAAATGTAGAATTAAATTGCACCATCACTTTGATTCAGCAACATTAGTCATTCAGAATGTGTATACATCCAGGAATACTGTCTGGTAATGGATGataagttttttaaaacatatttctcaaAGGAAATGTAATAGATTTTTTAGAATTATCAAATgatcatttcaaaataaataagattgacaattttaaagcaatgtgTTTAAGTTCACATAACTCTTAAGTAGTCCAGATTGACAATCTGCACTAGTTAAGAGCTGTTCTACTTTCAGAACATAAATTTTATTGCAAGAATTGGGCTACAAAAAACCTTTACAACTGAATCAGCTGTATGCCTTTTTGTAATTCATTAAGACCTCTAATTCTGGGGCTGTAGGAGAAAAAATTCACCTTAGTTTCTGATATATTAAATGTCCAGTATGGGTTGTAGACTGCTCCCatatttattctctttgaaagaaacacagaattgCTGGCCTGGACACTGAGCGCAGTCACCGGGAAGCCAGCCCTGGCGCCAAGCAGCATTTCCCAAAGCTGCAGTCCTGGCTTGACATCTCCCATGGGTGCCATAACAGAGGGCATTAACTCACTAAGGAGGTTCTTCACACACTTTAGTGGCCACCACCAGTATGGCTGATCTATGTACAGAGAAGGGATAAACCCCTCTGCACCTCTGCAGCGcagctctgtatttctgtgcaaaGAGGGGCACAGAATGCTGCATTTCCCTTACTCAGCTTCAAATGCTCACTTTAAAGGCAAGCTGCATCTTGTACTTGTGATTCCCTTTCCTTTAAATAGCCTCCTGCAGGTAATTCCTGAAATGGTGCTTTTCATCAGACGTCACTCAGGACTAAGCACAAGCATTTGTGCATGACAATAGTCTGAACACTTAGCAGTGAGCGCAGAACACACAGAAGAGATgctgttgttggtttgtttttttaattccactgAGATCCTGACGATTTCCTCTGTGTTCCTTAGATTATCCATCTGTGCAAACCCTGTACATATGAGAATGGCTTTTCTGAGTATTTATTTCCTCTCTACTACTGATTTTTCCTATGTAAGTACACCCTTAAAGTCCACCATCTTTGGCTAATAATAAACCCATCTGAATACAGTGAAAGgtttagaaaaatacatgtttgaGAGGATTTCTAGATCTAGGTGACTATTATTGCCAGACAGTGACTCTGTATTTGCAAACAAACTGAATATGTGGGCAACAGGGGAAAGGAATTACTGACgtaattttcagttttccaagtaTCATTTCCTGTCTGTATAGGGTAGCAATAATCTGTTATTTCATAAAGAAAGTCACACAAGACAAGTAATTTTGATTCACAGTACCAAAAGGACCAAAATCTGTGTACACAGATTTGCACATATGGCGTCCGTAACTGTCGTGTCAGAACGCCTTGATGTAGCCATTAGTTTACCTCTTTTAGGGAAACATTATCAGGAAGAATAGAATTGAATTGTCCACAGTTACGCGTGAAGTTTCTGGAAAAACTAGGAAAAGTAGATTCATTTTCTCCACTAAGACGGCCACTATCCCTTCAGATTTTCTACCCATACACTTTTCGGGAAGCTGTCATACTAATAGCCCTGAATCACAAGGTGAAAAATAGCCTATAGGGTCAAAAACTGCTTCTATCTTGTGCCTAAAATGCCATTTGGTAAGAAAACTCCTGTAAGCTtaaacttcatcttttttttcctgcaaggtTCGGACAATGAGAATATGCACCAACTATTCAAATATGCAACTACGTGAAACAAAACTTTAAGACTAAAAGAGATAAAAGTGCTGATTAACAAAAAAGAATGGAAGGACCTGGGTGACAAATTCATTGTGCTCCCCATATTCCTCTTACCATCTCTAAGCCCTTTAAATTCACACACAAGCAGAACACATACATATGTAATTTAGCAAAGTTCATTATCTTTGTAGTCTATTTTTATAGCTACCTCCTTGAGCAGAAGCTATTATTGATTCCCTCACTAGGGGGAACTTGTGTCCAGCTTGCCTTATTCACATTACACTGCATTCTAATGAACACAATCCTCCTAATGCCTctttaaaagccttttgctCAGTAATACTCTGCTTGCATAACGCAGCAATCAAGAAGCTAACAGAGGCTGCACTCTTATCGCTgtgagcagagctcagctgccaTCCTGCCAaacaagcagcagctcagaTTGCTCATATTTTAGCAACGAAAGGAATCCCTGTACTTGCAATGGAAGCAA
Coding sequences:
- the FAM171A1 gene encoding protein FAM171A1 isoform X2, which encodes MVYDDVVQIVSGFQGARTQPQVHFQRRSVKLPENTSYSDLTAYLTAASSPWEVDSFPYLQGLDGNGTGNSTRYDLTPVTAVSVHLLNSDGTPIPVNGPIYVTVPLPTNSNLKHNAHVPAWRFDQKFGTWLKSSLGLVQQEGNQLTWTYIAPQLGYWVAAMSPTIPGPVVTHDITSYHTMFLLAILGGMALILLVLLCLLLYYCRRKCLRPRQHHKKLQLSTALDTSKKDQATSMSHINLIFSRRESEFPGGLSVASNGHTENSGAKELISAVHMEMVSPSGEADMHTPMLKHSFSTSQEFSSREELLSDKEKDKSRISLDDLTPSGSLRKDYHKSADSFPLKTRKSTETAEGYESPIKDEYRRSYNAMLSQPLFEKQEREIQVSMNHIATGSKYNIQEQIYPTPSAPEKELLDCRPTDCMMSRSVDHLERPTSFPRPGQLICCNSVDQVNDSVYRKVLPALVIPGHYMKLPGEHPFVSQPLVVPADQQIDIERLQAELPNPHARLFPHPPQQLQPQQLASQAISQQHLQDAGAAEWSQQNASMSESISIPASLNDASLAQMNSEVQLLTEKALMELGGGKPLPHPRAWFVSLDGRSNAHVRHSYIDLQRAGRNGSNDASLDSGVDMNEPKSARKGRGDHLSAPQSHPPVQEHQQRERKVSDSTAYTQLVYLDDMDQSGSECGTAVCSPEDNALRCLLEGTSKRSGVQLPSLQEETRTVDTKPEPLTSPEHGPSVQDDEEDEEDEEDDQGEDKKSPWQKREERPLMTFNLK
- the FAM171A1 gene encoding protein FAM171A1 isoform X1, giving the protein MSRSAALLLCLLGCNVWKAVTKTLGAPEAAQEVTLKVHVSDASTHQPVTEAFIEIFTNQISIASGTSGADGTAFLKFQYKLGNQLIVTASKHAYVPNSAPWKPVRLPVFSSLSLGLLPERSATLMVYDDVVQIVSGFQGARTQPQVHFQRRSVKLPENTSYSDLTAYLTAASSPWEVDSFPYLQGLDGNGTGNSTRYDLTPVTAVSVHLLNSDGTPIPVNGPIYVTVPLPTNSNLKHNAHVPAWRFDQKFGTWLKSSLGLVQQEGNQLTWTYIAPQLGYWVAAMSPTIPGPVVTHDITSYHTMFLLAILGGMALILLVLLCLLLYYCRRKCLRPRQHHKKLQLSTALDTSKKDQATSMSHINLIFSRRESEFPGGLSVASNGHTENSGAKELISAVHMEMVSPSGEADMHTPMLKHSFSTSQEFSSREELLSDKEKDKSRISLDDLTPSGSLRKDYHKSADSFPLKTRKSTETAEGYESPIKDEYRRSYNAMLSQPLFEKQEREIQVSMNHIATGSKYNIQEQIYPTPSAPEKELLDCRPTDCMMSRSVDHLERPTSFPRPGQLICCNSVDQVNDSVYRKVLPALVIPGHYMKLPGEHPFVSQPLVVPADQQIDIERLQAELPNPHARLFPHPPQQLQPQQLASQAISQQHLQDAGAAEWSQQNASMSESISIPASLNDASLAQMNSEVQLLTEKALMELGGGKPLPHPRAWFVSLDGRSNAHVRHSYIDLQRAGRNGSNDASLDSGVDMNEPKSARKGRGDHLSAPQSHPPVQEHQQRERKVSDSTAYTQLVYLDDMDQSGSECGTAVCSPEDNALRCLLEGTSKRSGVQLPSLQEETRTVDTKPEPLTSPEHGPSVQDDEEDEEDEEDDQGEDKKSPWQKREERPLMTFNLK